TTCTAGGATTAATTGTTTTAATTGAGCTGGAATTTTTTGTAACCTACCTGTCTTAGCATTATAGCAGGCTAGTTTTGCTTTTGCTTTAGTGATAACTTCGTCACTGCCTAGTATACGGATTTCATATTCAAATTCCATACTAGCAGCACCTATTTTAGCAATATATTGGGTTACTTGTATTTTATTCGGATGCTTTAGAGGAAGAATATATTTGCATGTTTGTTCTGTAATTACTAATTGAATTGAATTTTCTTTAGCCCAAGTCATTAATCTTGTATTTTCATATGCCCAAGTTGTTCTTGCTTCTTCAAAATAGTCAAAATATTTACCATTATTTACATGGTCATTTTTATCAGTATCAGACCAACGGATGTTAGTTATTATTTTAAATACACTAGATTTCATTTTTTACCTTCAAATTTAGAATATATATGATAGTAACGGTTTACGTGGGACTTCACAGTTCTGTAATTGAATAGAGTATTTTTGAGCTAATTCGGAAGTTTTGCGAGCATAATTTTTTAGGAATGAATTGTTCCTATGTGTACCACGCTTATAGCCACCTATACCTTCGTGATATGCTAGATATAGATTATAAGTGTCTGTTTTGCTAATACCTGTTTTATTGTGAACATTATTTAAGTACCAGCCAATAAAGTCTGTTGCATCTGCAAAGTTTGATCTTGAGACGAAAGATTGTTTAGTTTCTTTTTTATAATGCTCCCAGGTGCCATCTAAAGCTTGAGCATATCCATAAGCACTTGAGGCTCTACCTTTTGGTATAAAACCAAAATAATATTGCATTGAAGGCTTAGCATCAGCTCTAAATGATGATTCTTGACGGATGAAAGCCATTTGTACATTCATTGGTATTCCCCAGCGTTCATACGAGTCAAGCATATCATAATACCATTCTGGAAACTGATGAATTATACTACAAGCATTGTTTATATTTCTTGGAGTCTCAGTAGCACAAGATCCGAGAGTCATTATTGCGATAATTAAAATTGCTAGTTTAATTATTTCCTTCATTTATAAATTCCTGTAAAAGACATCAACTACTTTATCTTGGAATCTGCGTGCATTATAACGATCAGATGGTTTAAGATCATTAAGCATGATCGAAAAACTAATACGATGGTTTTTAGCTGTTAATACATAGCCTGATAATGTTGAAACTCCAGAAAGCGTACCAGTTTTAGCATGCACTCGTCCAAGCAGTTTACCACCCATTCTATATGAGATTGTACCGCTTATACCAGATGCTGGTAGGTAATTGTAGAATTCTTTACCGATCTGACTATTATAAACTTTAGTCAAAAAGTTGACCATAAACTCGGGAGTTACTCTATCTAAATGTGACAAGCCTGAACCATCATACATTGTTAACGCTGATGTATCTAAACCTAGTTTTGAATAAAGTATACTTTCAACAGCTTCTGTGCCTGCTTTAGTTGAGCCAATACCTTTTTTCTTCAAGCCTATAGTGTTTAAGATAGTCTCTGCATATAAATTATCAGAATGTTTAAGTGTTTGATCAATAAAATGACCAATAGTAGCAGATCTTGCGGTTATCTGTTCAGTATAACCAGCAGGGACATTACCAGCTATGATAACATTGCCATGTTTAATACCATCAGAGTTTAAGAAGTCATTTACAGTATTTAGTGCTTTAAGTGCTGGATTTCTAATTGCTAAATTGAACATTTTCTCAGCAGCTCTTGATAAGTATCCGCCAATGTATAGAACATTGTCATCATTCATTGCTATCGTAGTTGCACTTGAGGCACTAGTATATTTTGCAGTATTTTTTATAGTGATATTACTAGCGTTACTTAGCTCAACAACTCGTGTTGTTAAGCTATTAGCATTTTTGACTAGTTTGATGACTGTACAATTTCTATTAAATGTGAAGCTTGATGCTGGAGCACCATAGCAAAATGTACTATCTTCTTTAGACCAGCCGTCAGGGATATATGGTCCAGAGAAAACACCAACAAGGTAAACATCCCCAGTTATTTTATATATGCCTTTTTCAGTTTTTATTTTTTTAATCAATGCAGCTAACTGACTACCAGTGAGCGCAGGATTACCAGTGAATTCTATGTACATATCTCCATATAGTGTATGATCTTTTATCCTATCCGCAGGGTACATTATTGATGTTGTAAAACTAAAATCACTAGGTATCGCAAAAAGCGCTGCAACTATTGTAAAGACTTTATTATTACTTGCCGGCTTCATTGCTCTATTTTGAGCATACGCATATAATTCGTTGCCATTCATAGTTCTTTGAGTTGCTATAGCAATCTTTGCATCAGAAAGATTATACTTTTTTACAAGATACTGAATTTCACTACGAGTAGATGCTTGAATAGTAGTTATACTTACAGCTAATATAGATAATGCTGTAAAAAGCTTAGTTTTTCTTATCAAAACTTTAAACCATATAAATTTCTAAAGAACCCTAAATTGAGATAATAGCACTTTATCTCTTATAAATACAGTAAGTTATAGTATATTATCTAATCTTAGGCTCTAGTTGTCTATAAGTTAATTCTAACTAAATAACTAGCTTGCATTTAAATATTAATATGATAAAATCATTGGCTATTGAAATAAATTAGTAATGGACATTAAGTCCTTTTATTAAACGTAATAAACTGGCATTTAAGTGAGGTGAGAGGGTATGCCAAGCGTTAGAGTTAAAGAAAGAGAACCTTTTGACGTTGCTCTTAGAAGATTTAAAAGATCTTGCGAGAAGGCTGGGATAGTGTCTGAACTACGTCGTAGAGAATACTTTGAAAAGCCAACTTGGGCGCGTAAAAGAAAAAAAGCTGCTGCTGTTAAAAGAGCTCATAAGAGCAACATAATAGTTAAAAGGTAGTTAAATTTAATTCACCGTTGAGAGTTTTAACTCTCCCTTTCACTAGGAATTCTTTTTTAAAATGTCACAAATTTTTAATCAGTTGACTCTTGATATGAAAGAGTCTATGAAAAATAAAGATAAAAATAGATTAACAACAATTCGTATGGCTATGTCTGCAATTAAGCAAAAGCAGATTGATGAAAAAATAGAGATCACAGATGAGGTTGTAATTGCTGTAATTACAAAAATGATCAAGCAAAGACAAGACTCATATGAGCAATACATTAAAGCAGATAGAGCTGAGCTTGCTGAAGGTGAGAAAAGAGAGATAGAGATACTAACTCAATATATGCCGAAGCAACTAAGTGATGAAGAGGTTGTTGCGATAGTTCAGAAGGCTATAGAATCTGTTGGTGCTACATCTATGAAAGAGATGGGTAAAATCATGGCAAGTGTAAAAAAAGAACTTGCTGGCAGGACAGATATGAGCAAAGTAAGTGCTATTGTGAAATCTAACCTAGCTTAAGGTCATAGTTTAATCAGTATGGCGAAAAAAGTCTCAAATACTTTTATAAAAGAGCTTGTGGCTACAGCTGATATAGTTGATGTTGTTTCAAGATACGTTAATTTAAAAAAAACAGGCAAAAACTACAAGGGTTGTTGCCCTTTTCATAATGAAAAAACTCCATCATTTTTTGTTAATCCAGAAAAAAAATTTTATCACTGTTTTGGCTGTCAAGCATCTGGAGATGCGTTGACTTTTATTAAAAAAATTAATAATCTTGAGTTTATCGAGGCTGTAAAAACCCTTGCTGAAATTATTGGCAAGCCAGTTGAATATGAAAATTATTCTCAAGAAGATATCCAAAAAGAACAGCTTTATAACAAATGTATCAGCTTTTTAGCGGTTGCGCAAAAGTATTATCGTTGGAATTTGGGTAACTCAGTCACTAAAGATAAAGCTATAAACTATCTTAAGAAAAGAGGTATAGATAGTGATTTAGCTAGGTTCTTTGGTATAGGATATTCATCTGAGGGTTGGAATAATATTACTGAACTAGCTAAATCAGTAAATGTCTCAGAGGAGATATTAGTTGATACTGGGCTTGCAATAAAAAATGATAAGGGAAATTTATATGATCGTTTTCGTGGACGTATTATGTTTCCTATTAGGAATATTCAGGGCAATGTGATTGCTTATGGTGGTAGGGTAATAGATAATTCTCAAGCAGTTAAATATATAAATTCACCGGAAACTTTTGTTTTTCAGAAAAATAATATCTTATATGGTCTCTATGAGTACCGTGAAAGAAAAAAACAATATCCAGAGTTGATAAACCAAAGTCTCGTAGTAGTTGAAGGTTATATGGATGTGGTTGGGCTAGCACAGCATGGTTTTTATGCTGCTGTAGCTGCGTTAGGTACGGCATTTTCACCAAATCATGCCAAGATTTTATTTCGTGAAACTAACTCTGTGATTTTATGTTTTGATGGTGATGAAGCAGGCCAAAAAGCAGCGATTAGAACCATAAAAATCTTATTGCCAATATTAGATGGTAATAAAAAGCTAAAAATTCTAACTCTACCAAGTGGAGATGATCCAGATGATTATATTAAGCAATACGGTCTAGAAGGTTTTTATACCGCTTTGGATAATTCTTTGGCGTTATCAGAGTTTATAGTTGACAATCTTGTTCAAGGTAAAGATTTGACCAAAGCAGAATCAAAAGCAGAAGTTTTAGAGAATTTAAAAAACTTTTTATTAGATGTGGCAGATAACATTTATTCAGAAAGTATTACTGCTACTTTAGCTGATAAAGTTGGTATAAAAGTTGAGCAACTTAAGAATTTACTTAAGATACGTAAGCAAACTTCGTTGAATGTAACTAAGCAGCAAAATATTCAGCAAAAAAGACTGGCAAAGAATCTCTTGCTTGAAGAGGTTGTTCTTGCAGAACTATTTGTCAATCTTGCAGACTTTCGTATTTTACAAGACGGAAATGATTTTGAAATATTTGCTACTTCGAAAAACCTTGATATCTTAGCGAAAAGCTTGAAAATTTTAAAAGAAGACCCATCTAATCAAATTGAGGCGGTTATGCTTATACAGCTATTAGCAGAGGATTATCCAGACTATAGAGAGTATTTTTTTGAGTTGCTAAGTTATGGCATACATAATACCCAAAAAAAATATGCTGAAGATAAGTATCAAGAACAAATGCTCGACATGCTAAAAAGAGTAGAAAACTCTAGTGTAAAAAAAAGATTAAAATACTTAGGTTCATTACCATTTAGGACTGATGTTCAGGAAATGGAACGTAAGTATTTAGTAGCGAAATTAGGTAATAAATAATATAAGATAAAATTGTATTGGAGAACTAGATGACAAAAGAAGATTTACTCTCTGACCTAAAAGACTTAATAGTTGATGGTAAGGAAAGAGGATATTTAACTAGAGCCGATATTTTAGATGCTCTACCAGGAGATGTTTCAGAGGATCCTAAAATATATGAAGAAATTGAGGCTATACTTATTGACGCGGGTATTGATGTCTATGATAGAACTCCTCAGCTAGAAGAAGATGATGAAAGAAAGGTTAGTGAAGCTAATCTTGATGATCTAAAAGGTAAAACTTCAGATCCTATTCGTATGTATATGCGTGAAATGGGTATTGTTGATCTTTTAGATAAAAAAGGTGAGACTGATATTGCTATTAGGATTGAAGAAGGTACTACAGAAGTTTTTAGTACGATTTTAAGTTATCCGATAGTAATTAAAACTTATATTGAGCGTTTCCGTGAGCTAGAAGAAAAAGCTATAGACTATATGAGTTCTCAAGATATTGAAGATGAGCCTGTGGCTAGATATATTCGCTTTAATGAGATTATGGCTGGTTTTAGTGATGAACATATAACTGAAGAAAAAGTTGCTGAAGATGATCATGAGGAAAAAATTGATACTCAAAGAGCTTATGAGTTTTTTACAAACTTAGAGAAAATGTTTGAAGAATATCAAGACAAGCCTAATAAAAAACTTTATAGTAAAATAGTTAAGGAATTTGATAATTTAAGGTTATCAACATCACATTTACAAAAGCTAGTTGACTATATTAGGCTACCTTATGCTCGAGTTAAAGAGTTCGAAAGAAAAATTTTAAGACTATGTGTTGAGAGATCAAAAACACCACGCCAAGAGTTTATTAAGGTTTATAAAGTTGGTTCTGTAGAATGGTTAGAGCGATTAACTAAAAAGTATAAATTTACTGAGAACACTATCAGAGAAATAAATAACCTTACTAAGCAAATTAATCAATTCCAAAATTTAATGATGATGGATATCGAAGAGCTTAAACAGGTAAATCTTGAGATTGCAAGAAGTGAAGCTAAGATTACTCAGGCTAAAAAAGAAATGATAGAAGCAAACTTAAGGTTAGTTGTTTCTGAAGCTAAAAAGTATACTAATAGAGGCTTACATTTCTTAGATATTATCCAAGAGGGAAATATTGGCTTAATGAAAGCTGTAGATAAGTTTGATTATCGCAAAGGGTTTAAGTTCTCGACATATGCTACTTGGTGGATACGTCAGGCAATTACTCGTTCGATTGCAGATCAAGCTAGAACTATTCGTGTACCAGTACATATGATTGAGACAATTAATAAGGTAAATAGAATTAAACGCCAGATTCTACAGGAAAAGGGTCGTGAAGCTACAGAAGAGGAGATTATTGAACATACTCCTAATATGACTAAAGAGAAACTTAAAAAGATTCTCAATATTTCACATACTCCAATTTCAATGGAGAGCCCAATTGGTGATGATGAAGATTCTACAGTAGGTGATTTTATTGAGGATAAAAATAACTATTCTCCAATAGAGGCAGCTAACCTAGAAAATTTACGAGAAGCAATAAAAGAGCTAATTGAAAATGGATTAAGTGAGAGAGAATCCAAAGTTCTGATGATGCGTTTTGGCATAGGTATGAATACCGATCATACTTTAGAGGAAGTTGGTAAGCAGTTTACTGTTACTAGAGAGCGTATTAGGCAAATTGAGGCTAAGGCGCTTAGAAAACTTAAGCATCCTTCTAGATCAGCTTTTTTGAAATCATTCTTGTAGTTTTATATTCTTAATTTTTTTAAAGCTTTTTGAAATTATTTTTCTCTTTTAATTATTATTCTGCTCTTATCTACAGCGTTGAGCTTTGTTATACTGTTTTAAGTAAGTAGGAGAAGGGGGTATGAAAAAAATAATAGTTATAGGAGCTGGATTCGTTGGAGTTAATTTTCTTAGTAAGATAGCTAAATCAAGTAAAAACAAATATCATATTATTTTGTTTGATAAAAATAATCATCATGTTTTTCAGCCTATGCTGTATCAGGCAGCTACAGCTTTTATTCCTTTAAATAATGTTGTTGTTCCTATAAGGAAATTATTTACTCAAAAGAATATCGAATTCAAGATGGAAGAAGTTGTAGATATTTTACCTAGCCAGCAACTAGTTGAGACTTCAGCAAATAATTTATACTCATACGATTATTTAATTGTGGCAACGGGAATACAGTATGATTATTTTGGTAATGATGATTGGCGAAAGTATACTTTTTCTCTAAAAAGTGCATATGATGCCCAGAAGATTAAATCACACATCCTTAATCAATTTGAGTTAGCGGAAGTAGCACAGACTAGTGAAGAGAAAAAATATTATTTAACCTTTATTATTATTGGAGCAGGAGCTACTGGTGTTGAAATCACGGGAGCTTTGTTAGATCTTTTACATACAGATTTTTTAATGACTTATCATAATTTTTCAATAGATGATATTTCTATTCACTTAATTGAAGGAGGTGAAAATATTCTTTCAGCTTTTCCAAAAGAGTTATCAAATCATGCTTATAACTCATTAAAAAAAAGAAAAGTAAATATTCACCTTAAAGAGACTGTAACTAATATTTTAAAGGACATTGTAACTACCGAAAAAAATAGCTATCAAGGTGCTACAATTATTTGGAGCACTACATTAAAAGGTAAAGGACTAGGAAATTGGATGAGTAATCAAATTGAAAAAGGTAAGATATCAGTTTTAGGTGACTTAACTCATCCAGATTTTAAAAATATATACTTTGCTGGGGATATTTCTTATGTTAAAAATAAACCTTTACCAGGTTTAGCATCAGTAGCTAAACAACAAGGAAAATATATTGCGAAAACTATAATTAAAAGAGAAAAAAATAAGAAATATAAAAATTTTAAGTATAAAGATTTAGGAACCATGGCTATCATTAAAAGGCATGAAGCTATAGCTAATATATTTGGAATGAAATTCAAAGGAAAGTTAGGTTGGTTTATATGGGGAGGGGTACATATAGCATTTTTAATTAGTATAAGAAATAAGTTTGTAGTTAGCTTTAATTGGTTAAGTTATTACATCTGCAAAAGAATAGGCTCTATTGAATTCATAAAACTTAAAGAATCTAAAAAAGGTAAATAGCTTTGAAGATTTTCTAAACCATTAGAAAGTATATTACTAAAAATATTCTAAATTACCATGAGCTATCCTTAACTATAGAAATACTTAGATTTGGGACTATATTAATTTAAGAAGCTCAGTTGTGTATTGTTGTTGTACTTTCTTGACATCAACCTCTTGACAAAAATCAGCTATCTGACACATTTTTAGACCGCTATAACCACAAGGATTGATATAGCTAAATGGTGTAAGATCCATATTGGTATTTATGGCAATACCATGATAGCTTTTACCTTGTTTGATTCTTAACCCTAATGAAGCAATCTTTTGATTATTAATGTATATACCATGCGCACCATCAATAATATGAGCCTTTAGGTTATAATATTTATCAAGCATATTGATACAAGCTTGCTCAACTATAGATACTAATTTCTTAGCACCAAGTTTATTTCTCTTGATATCAAGGAGAAAATATATCACTGCTTGACCTGGAGCATGGTAAGTAACCTGACCACCACGATCAGTTGCAACTATTGGGATGTTATGTGCATTTAGAATATGTTTTGGTTTACCATGTTTGCCTTGAGTAAAAACAGCAGGATGTTCAACTAACCATATTTCATCTTTAGTTTCAGATGTTCGCGTAGAAGTGAACTTGCGCATATCCTCAAACACTTTAGTGTATTCTTGCAAACCTAAATCTTTTTGATAAATAATATTCATGACAAAAAATATTATAAAACCATATGAACTTCTGGATGTGCAGAAATTTCTTTGTAGATATTGTCTAGTTGTTCTTTACTACCTGCAATAAAAGTAGCAGTTATAGAAATATATTTGCCGGTTTTACTTTCTTTGGTATTAAAATCTATCTTACTATGGTTTGTTACATATTTCTCAAAAACACTTAGAATAAATTCAACAGTCTCTTTGTGAGGATTTGCCATTATTTTTATTGGAAACTGGCAAGGGAATTCAAAAAAAGTTTCTTGTTGATTGTGGTTAGTATTTGCAGACATTTTAAATCCTCAATTATAAATTTTATGGTTATTATTACCACCAACCTTTTTGTGAAATATCATTCATAGCTATTACAGCAACACTAGCAATTTTCTCTTTGGTATCATCTAACGTAATCACTAAATTGCCTACAGCTTGTCCTGTTTTAATAGGTGCTTTCAAGTTTGGGTTAAATTCTATACCTTGTTTTAGATAAGGCACATAAGTTTTAAGTACAGTTTTGTAAATGTTTTGATTTGAAGCTACAGTTATCTTTTGTCCAGCTTTTGCATTTGAGATGCTATCAGCACTAATTGTAACTGGCGAGTTCGCTTTGTATAAAAGTACATTTTCATATCTGCTTAGCGCATATCTTATTAACTTGGCTGACTCTGAATCTCTCTTAGCAGCACTACTAGTGCCAAGAACTACAAAAATAAATTCTTTAGTAGTGGAAACTAGACAGTACCCAGCCTCATCAGTATGACCTGTTTTCATACCCTCAACATCTTCGTCTGTGAATAGCAATCTGTTTCTATTGTTTTGTAACACAAAATTTTCACCATTAGGGAAAAGCTTACTACACTTATCTTTAGTTTGATCATCAAGATCTGTGGCTGTGTAGCTCTCTATGACATTTCCACTAGAGCGATCAAATTTAGGTAAGCATTGTTTACGGTCAGCGATGCTTACTGAGTCTTGTTTTGTAGCATTCCAAACTAGGCCTTTATCATCATATACTTTATACGCTTCTGGGAAATTGTATATATATGATCTTGCAAGTAATGCCATATCGTGAGCAGTAGTATACTGCTCGCCACCTGGAAGACCATCTGGATTAGCAAAATGAGTATTATTCATACCAATAGCTTTTGCTGTTTGATTCATCAAATCAGTAAATGCTGCTGTAGTGCCACCGATATACTCAGCAAGAGCAATAGTAGCATCATTACCGGAAACTACGTCCATGCCAGTTACTAGATTTTTTACAGAGACTTTAGCACCAGCTTTGACATACATTTTTGAACCGCCTGTAGAAGCAGCATTTTCACTAATTGGAATCATAGTATCCCAGCTTAGATTACCAGCTTTTATTTCACTAGCAACTATATAAGAAGTCATGATTTTAGTTAAGCTTGCAGGAGCTCTTCTGACATCCATATTCTTTTCACTAACGATATCACCAGTGCGATAATTCATCGCTACCCATGCTGGAGCATCTAGCTCGATATTTGCAGGTCTTACAATAATATCTTTTTGCATTATACCATTACCGCTGTTAAAATAAGGGTCGGAACCAGCAGATATATTAAGGGCTGCAAAAACGTTACTTGCTGTTAAACCAGCTGTCAATAAAGCTATTTTTGTTAATTTCATTATTTTTCCTCTTAAATTTAATAAAGTATAATAATTTTAAGCTTACATCTTTAAGTATTTTAATATTTATATGTTATAAATACAAAGTTTTTTGTGATAGACTCTTTGTTAGTGTGTTAGGTAGTTAATAGTTTAGCAAAATATATAGGAGAAATTACGATGCTAAAAAATATACCTTGTGGAAAAGATATTCCTAATGATTTTAATGTTGTAATAGAAATACCTCAAGATAGCGACCCTATAAAATATGAGTTTGATAAAGGTAGCAACATGATTGTAGTCGATAGATTTATGTCATCTACTATGAGATATCCTTGTAATTATGGTTTTGTACCAAATACTCTTTATGATGATGGTGATCCTATTGATGTGTTGGTTTTAGCACCATATCCTTTAGCAGTTGGTTGCGTAATAAACTGTAGAGCTGTCGGTGTATTTAAAATGGAAGATGATGGTGGCGTTGATGCTAAAGTTATCGCTGTGCCAAGCTCTAAGCTAACTAAGGAATATGATCATATTAACGATGTTGATGATTTACCATTATCTTTAAAGCAAAAAATTGAGCACTTCTTTACACATTACAAAGACTTAGACTCGGGTAAATGGGTTAAAGTAGAAGGTTGGGATAATGCAGCCTTTGCAAAAAAAGAAATCGAAAAATCTGTAAAAAACTATAAATAGTTTGTCCTTTTGTTTTTAATATATTTTAGTCTTTTTATCATTTGTGATAATATCTTTGATTGAAATTAATAATTCTTTTTAAACTTAGTAATGAAAATAAATCACTCAAGAAATATTAAACTGTTGATACTCGATGTTGATGGCGTATTAACAGATGGCAAAATAATAATAACTAATAATGGTGATGAGCTTAAGAATTTTGATGTCAAAGATGGTTTAGGCATTGTTCTTATGCAGAAGCTAGGAATTAAAGTTGCTATTATCACAGGTAAAGAATCAAAAATTGTCGTTAATAGATTTATAAGTTTAGGATTAGATCCTCAAGATATTTTGCAAGGTCAAAAAAATAAACTAAAAGCTTATGAGTTTCTCAAAACTAAGTATAAGCTAAATGAGGATGATATAGCATATATGGGCGATGATCTGCCAGATTTAGTTTTGATGAATAAGGTAGCTATCTCAGCAACACCAGCAGATGCTATAAAAGTTGTCAAAGACTATGCTGATTATGTTTGCCAAAATAATGGTGGCAATGGAGCGGTAAGAGAGTTTTGTGAATATCTCATAAAACATTTAAACCTGTATGACAAAGTTGTTAGTGACTATATCGAAAGTGGTGGAGTGAGATAAATAAACAATGAAGTTTTTTACAAAATACTCCTTATTTGCTAATGTACTCTCTATAATCATAATTATCTTATCAATGTTATATATAAGCTATAATGCTCTTGATGGTGGTAGGCCGCTCAAAAATATACCGCAAAAAAATCGTGTCGAATTAAGAGCATTTGATTTTAATTACAACAAGTATGATGAAAACGGTAATCTAGTAATGAGCTTTTTTGCAAAAGAGTTACAACGCTATCTTAATCAAGATTTGCACATGACTGAACTTACCGAAAAGAGCTATGATAAAACAACAGGAAAACTTGAGTGGCAAGTACAAGCAAAACATGGACAGCAATTAGCAGATCAGAATTTGATACACTTATACGATGGTGTTAATGCAATTATGATTACAAAAAAAACAACTGATAATAACCAAAAAGCTTCTCAAGAGGATTCTACTACTCCAAATAAGATTTATATAAAAAGTTCTGAAATGTTCTATAATTCAAGTTCTAAAGATTTTTATAATAGTAGATTTACCAAAATGTATGATCCTAAAACTGGTAACAATACTACAGGAACTGGTGTAACAGGAAATTCAGAGACTAAGATTATAAAATTAAGCCAAAATGTAAGGAGCTATTATGCGACAAGCTAGGCTATTAATTATAATTTCACTATTACTTGTCTCAAACGCTTTTTCAAACGTTGAAGAAGATAAAATTGACTATAGCTCTCCTATATATAATTCTTCATTACAGGAGGATAATGCAACAGATGGAGAAAAAGAAAATAATTCTGATGATAATAACTTGAAAGAGTATGGTCCGGTAACTATTTGTGCAAATAATGCTGTTTATGATGATAATCAAGGGATATTAACTTATTTAGGTAATGTTTTTGTAATGCAAATTCATAATAAGCATATTTTGTGCCATCAGCCTAATAACTCAAAAAAAGGTGTAAGCTATTTCATAAGAGATAATAGTTTGTCATTTAAACAATTACAACAAAAGTGGTTAGAGCAAGCAAAATTATTATGTTCTCAAGAGAGAGAGTGTAATTTTATCTCTGGTCAGAAATTGGTTATAAAGTTAGATAAAGATAAAAAAATTAAGACTTTTACAATGCTTTCTGAAGGTCATGAAAAATCACAGTTTTATACATTCCCGACTAGTTCAAATCCTGATTACACTAAGTCAAAAACAGTAACTAGAGGACCTGTTGAAGGAAGTTCTAAAAAGATTGTTTATGATGTTACTGATAAACATTTAGAGCTTTATAAAAAAGCTATAGCTTTTCAAAATGATAATGTATATAGAGGTGAAAAAGTAATTTTTGATATTACTCATGACTTGATATCTATACCTGGTAGTGAGGATAGAAGGTCGACAATAATATTAGATGGTCTTGAAAATCAATCGAAAATTGATACAGGTCTTACGCCTATTAGTCAGTACAAAAAGTAAGCAAAGTAAAAGTTTGTTAAGGCTAAATGTTCGTAAATAGAGTAACAATTAGCAAA
This Francisella opportunistica DNA region includes the following protein-coding sequences:
- a CDS encoding LptA/OstA family protein; this encodes MRQARLLIIISLLLVSNAFSNVEEDKIDYSSPIYNSSLQEDNATDGEKENNSDDNNLKEYGPVTICANNAVYDDNQGILTYLGNVFVMQIHNKHILCHQPNNSKKGVSYFIRDNSLSFKQLQQKWLEQAKLLCSQERECNFISGQKLVIKLDKDKKIKTFTMLSEGHEKSQFYTFPTSSNPDYTKSKTVTRGPVEGSSKKIVYDVTDKHLELYKKAIAFQNDNVYRGEKVIFDITHDLISIPGSEDRRSTIILDGLENQSKIDTGLTPISQYKK